From Micromonospora nigra, one genomic window encodes:
- a CDS encoding CBS domain-containing protein has protein sequence MGGVRVADVMTRQVVYLPSETTVDEAARVMKEAGIGDVVVTDGASLAGMLTDRDIVVRAVAENADPTTTTIGSIITREVVMIEQFCTTGEATALMRERGIRRVLVCDSERKLVGIVSLSDLAVQLDPTSVFSEVSGQAPIT, from the coding sequence ATGGGTGGAGTACGGGTGGCGGACGTCATGACCAGGCAGGTGGTCTACCTGCCCAGCGAGACCACCGTCGACGAGGCGGCCCGGGTGATGAAGGAGGCCGGCATCGGCGACGTGGTCGTCACCGACGGTGCGAGCCTCGCCGGCATGCTGACGGACCGGGACATCGTCGTGCGGGCGGTCGCCGAGAACGCCGACCCCACCACCACCACGATCGGTTCGATCATCACCCGCGAAGTGGTCATGATCGAGCAGTTCTGCACGACGGGTGAGGCTACGGCGCTGATGCGGGAGCGGGGCATCCGTCGCGTGCTGGTCTGCGACAGCGAACGCAAGCTCGTCGGCATCGTGTCGCTCAGCGACCTCGCCGTGCAACTGGATCCGACCTCGGTGTTCAGCGAGGTCAGTGGGCAGGCACCGATCACCTGA
- a CDS encoding SGNH/GDSL hydrolase family protein — MRWRSYVAVGDSFTEGMDDPYPDGTYRGWADLVATRLAAEAGPDFRYANLAIRGRLFPGVVAEQVPSALAMKPDLISFAAGGNDVLRRTFDPDTLVSRFDDVVRRLRSGGADVVLFRFADVMARLPGQRLVAPRIALLNEAVGETARRHGAILVDLFADDTFLNPMLWSTDRLHLSPAGHRRVAGQVLTALGVGCEEEWLLVPPHPEPTPWLSARAADVRWVGQHLAPWLRRRLTGRSSGDTVTAKRPLLGPFAE; from the coding sequence GTGCGCTGGCGCAGTTACGTCGCTGTCGGGGACAGCTTCACCGAGGGCATGGACGACCCGTACCCGGACGGCACCTACCGGGGTTGGGCCGACCTGGTCGCCACCCGGCTCGCCGCCGAGGCCGGGCCCGACTTCCGGTACGCGAACCTCGCCATCCGGGGCCGCCTGTTTCCCGGCGTGGTGGCCGAGCAGGTGCCGTCCGCTCTGGCCATGAAGCCCGACCTGATCAGCTTCGCCGCCGGTGGCAACGACGTGCTGCGTCGCACCTTCGACCCGGACACCCTGGTCAGCCGCTTCGACGACGTGGTCAGGCGACTGCGTTCCGGCGGTGCCGACGTGGTGCTGTTCCGGTTCGCCGACGTGATGGCCCGGCTGCCCGGCCAGCGCCTCGTCGCCCCCCGGATCGCCCTGCTCAACGAGGCGGTCGGTGAGACCGCCCGGCGGCACGGCGCGATCCTGGTCGACCTGTTCGCCGACGACACGTTCCTCAACCCGATGCTGTGGAGCACCGACCGGCTGCACCTGTCCCCGGCAGGGCACCGGCGGGTCGCCGGGCAGGTGCTCACCGCGCTGGGCGTCGGCTGCGAGGAGGAGTGGCTGCTGGTGCCGCCGCATCCCGAGCCCACGCCGTGGCTGTCCGCCCGCGCGGCCGACGTGCGCTGGGTCGGCCAGCACCTCGCCCCCTGGCTCAGGCGCCGGCTGACCGGCCGCTCCTCCGGCGACACGGTGACCGCGAAGCGCCCCCTCCTCGGCCCGTTCGCCGAGTGA
- a CDS encoding imidazolonepropionase-like domain-containing protein, with amino-acid sequence MPAAPDRVAVSAGAAVADPVPDGAVLVDGDRIVAVGPLADLLSAYPRARVRRWPGVLGPALVHDGPLPPAPTPRERVHALFRRGVAAVPAAHLADPELRAAAARNHVAVTADPPELVVGGRADLAVFTADGTCVATVVAGRLLHRRT; translated from the coding sequence GTGCCGGCCGCACCTGACCGGGTGGCGGTGTCGGCGGGGGCCGCTGTGGCCGACCCGGTGCCCGACGGGGCGGTGCTGGTCGACGGGGACCGGATCGTGGCGGTCGGGCCGCTCGCCGACCTGCTCTCCGCGTACCCGCGGGCGCGGGTTCGGCGCTGGCCGGGCGTGCTCGGGCCGGCGCTGGTGCACGACGGCCCGCTCCCGCCGGCCCCCACCCCGCGCGAGCGGGTGCACGCCCTGTTCCGGCGCGGCGTGGCGGCGGTGCCCGCCGCGCACCTCGCCGACCCGGAACTGCGCGCGGCGGCGGCCCGCAACCACGTCGCGGTGACTGCGGACCCGCCCGAGCTGGTCGTCGGTGGTCGTGCCGACCTGGCGGTGTTCACCGCCGACGGCACCTGCGTGGCCACCGTCGTCGCCGGTCGCCTGCTGCACCGCCGCACCTGA
- a CDS encoding SigE family RNA polymerase sigma factor: MTVGHRNRPTRAAPPPPVDFTDFYQAHFHRLAVQLYAYLGDHAEAQDVTQEAFCRTLERWNRIGGYDDPSAWVRRVAWNLATSRLRRVRTAARHLARQREEHVPGPEPDRVALTRALATLPASQRRAVVLHHLAHLSVAEIAAQVGAPEGTVRSWLSRGRAALVGYFTEPQEARDA; the protein is encoded by the coding sequence ATGACCGTAGGGCACCGGAACCGCCCGACACGCGCCGCTCCCCCACCACCCGTGGACTTCACCGACTTCTACCAGGCGCACTTCCACCGCCTGGCGGTGCAGCTCTACGCCTACCTGGGGGATCACGCCGAGGCGCAGGACGTCACCCAGGAGGCGTTCTGCCGCACGCTGGAACGCTGGAACCGGATCGGCGGCTACGACGACCCGTCCGCCTGGGTCCGCCGGGTCGCCTGGAACCTGGCGACGAGCCGGCTGCGCCGGGTACGTACCGCCGCCCGTCACCTGGCCCGGCAGCGCGAGGAGCACGTGCCGGGACCGGAGCCGGACCGGGTGGCGTTGACCCGCGCCCTGGCCACCCTGCCCGCCAGCCAGCGCCGGGCCGTGGTGCTGCACCACCTGGCGCACCTCAGCGTCGCCGAGATCGCCGCGCAGGTCGGCGCACCGGAGGGCACCGTCCGGTCCTGGCTGTCGCGGGGCCGCGCGGCGCTGGTCGGCTACTTCACCGAACCGCAGGAGGCTCGCGATGCGTGA
- a CDS encoding sulfurtransferase, whose product MSVPTDPASQFQSYADPGRLVTTQWLAEHLGDEGLVVVESDEDVLLYDTGHIPGAVKIDWHLELNDQVTRDYLSAEAFAELCAAKGIGRGDTVVFYGDNFNWWAAYALWVFSLFGHADVRLLDGGRQKWIAEGRELTREKVTRPRADYPVPQRDDTPIRAYREQVMGHVAAGRPLVDVRSPGEYTGEMLHMPDYPQEGALRGGHIPGAVNKPWKSAANADGTFKPADELRAIYADQLGLSPDDDVIAYCRIGERSSHTWFVLRHLLGYPQVRNYDGSWTEWGNLVRAPVVKGDQPGGLTN is encoded by the coding sequence ATGTCTGTGCCGACCGATCCTGCTTCCCAGTTCCAGTCGTACGCCGACCCGGGCCGCCTGGTCACCACGCAGTGGCTGGCCGAGCACCTGGGCGACGAGGGTCTCGTCGTCGTCGAGTCCGACGAGGACGTGCTGCTCTACGACACCGGCCACATTCCCGGAGCCGTGAAGATCGACTGGCACCTGGAGTTGAACGACCAGGTCACCCGCGACTATCTCAGCGCCGAGGCTTTCGCCGAGCTGTGCGCCGCCAAGGGCATCGGCCGGGGCGACACGGTCGTCTTCTACGGCGACAACTTCAACTGGTGGGCCGCGTACGCCCTCTGGGTCTTCTCCCTGTTCGGCCACGCCGACGTGCGGCTGCTCGACGGCGGCCGGCAGAAGTGGATCGCCGAGGGGCGGGAACTGACCCGCGAGAAGGTGACCCGGCCCCGCGCCGACTATCCGGTGCCGCAGCGCGACGACACCCCGATCCGGGCCTACCGTGAGCAGGTCATGGGGCACGTCGCCGCCGGCCGTCCGCTGGTGGACGTGCGGTCGCCGGGCGAGTACACGGGTGAGATGCTGCACATGCCGGACTATCCGCAGGAGGGTGCGCTGCGCGGGGGGCACATCCCGGGCGCGGTGAACAAGCCGTGGAAGTCGGCGGCCAATGCCGACGGCACCTTCAAGCCGGCCGACGAGCTGCGGGCGATCTACGCCGACCAGCTCGGGCTGAGCCCGGACGACGACGTCATCGCGTACTGCCGGATCGGCGAGCGGTCCAGCCACACCTGGTTCGTGCTGCGGCACCTGCTGGGCTACCCGCAGGTGCGCAACTACGACGGCTCGTGGACCGAGTGGGGCAACCTGGTCCGCGCCCCTGTCGTGAAGGGCGACCAGCCCGGCGGCCTGACGAACTGA
- a CDS encoding SigE family RNA polymerase sigma factor: MAPVRTADEGRDGYVAFVESHQHRLLRAAYLVCGNRHQAEDLLQDALLKLALRWSSVRDGDPAAYVRTILYRDAVSWWRRRRREWLSAYPPEQVTRDGDGDLRLVLRRALGQLPPRQRAVLVLRYFEDMTEASTAEALGVTVGTVKSQSHAALRRLREVAPDLGRAGLDGDRASETEVTP; the protein is encoded by the coding sequence ATGGCACCGGTGCGCACGGCGGACGAAGGACGCGACGGGTACGTGGCATTCGTCGAGAGCCACCAGCACCGGCTGCTGCGTGCGGCGTACCTGGTCTGCGGCAACCGCCACCAGGCCGAGGACCTGCTCCAGGACGCCCTGCTCAAGCTGGCGCTGCGCTGGTCCAGCGTGCGCGACGGCGACCCGGCCGCGTACGTACGGACCATCCTCTACCGGGACGCGGTGTCCTGGTGGCGGAGACGCCGCCGGGAGTGGCTGAGCGCGTACCCGCCGGAACAGGTGACCCGCGACGGCGATGGCGACCTGCGCCTGGTTCTGCGCCGCGCGCTGGGCCAACTGCCACCGCGCCAACGGGCCGTGCTGGTGCTGCGCTACTTCGAGGACATGACCGAGGCGTCCACCGCCGAAGCCCTGGGGGTCACCGTCGGCACCGTGAAGAGCCAGAGTCACGCGGCCCTGCGCCGGCTCCGGGAGGTGGCGCCCGACCTGGGCCGGGCCGGGCTCGACGGCGACCGCGCGAGCGAGACGGAGGTGACCCCGTGA